One Streptomyces fagopyri DNA window includes the following coding sequences:
- a CDS encoding TetR/AcrR family transcriptional regulator, translating into MVTSRWTAAPAQAASLRRRGAVLERAILDAALEQLSTVGWSGLTMEGVAARAQTGKAAVYRRWPSKEDLVADALKAALPRLSEAPDLGSVREDLLALCRLVREAMYSQPGFALRSVLHECDVAQAERFHSVILGGVIEPTTHLLQDIVRRGIERGEVRPDAANPYVFDAIPAMMMYRSKVCASEWSERDLAEMIDQLMVPLLRRDGA; encoded by the coding sequence ATGGTTACTTCGCGTTGGACGGCCGCCCCCGCTCAGGCGGCCTCCCTGCGCCGACGCGGTGCTGTGCTCGAACGCGCGATCCTCGACGCCGCACTGGAGCAGCTCAGCACGGTCGGCTGGAGCGGCCTCACCATGGAGGGGGTCGCCGCTCGGGCCCAGACCGGAAAGGCGGCGGTCTACCGCCGCTGGCCCTCCAAGGAGGATCTTGTCGCGGACGCGCTGAAGGCCGCACTGCCGCGCCTGTCCGAGGCCCCCGACCTGGGGAGTGTCCGGGAGGACCTGCTGGCGCTGTGCCGGCTGGTGAGGGAGGCGATGTACTCGCAACCCGGATTCGCGCTGCGTTCGGTGCTTCACGAATGCGATGTGGCACAGGCCGAGCGCTTCCACAGCGTGATTCTCGGTGGAGTCATCGAGCCGACCACGCATCTGCTGCAGGACATCGTCCGCCGAGGTATCGAGCGGGGAGAGGTACGTCCGGACGCCGCGAACCCCTACGTCTTCGATGCCATTCCGGCGATGATGATGTACCGCTCCAAGGTGTGCGCGAGCGAATGGAGCGAGCGGGACCTGGCGGAAATGATCGACCAGCTGATGGTTCCGCTGCTACGGCGCGACGGTGCCTGA
- a CDS encoding ribonuclease HII, with protein MPYEPPTHAVERSLRATTGAKTVAGVDEVGRGAWAGPVTVCAAVTGLRRAPEGLTDSKLLTVKRRTALAVELEKWVTSYALGHASPEEIDALGMTAALRLAAVRALEALPVRPDAVILDGKHDYLGSPWRVRTVIKGDQSCVAVAAASVIAKVQRDKMMAELGVDHADFGFAANAGYPSPVHKAALAERGPTPYHRLTWAYLDALPQWRHFKKVRSWADGSGPEIEGQLGFDF; from the coding sequence ATGCCGTACGAACCACCCACCCACGCTGTCGAGCGCTCCCTCCGCGCCACGACCGGAGCGAAGACCGTCGCCGGTGTCGACGAGGTGGGCCGCGGTGCGTGGGCCGGCCCGGTCACCGTCTGTGCCGCGGTCACGGGTCTGCGCCGCGCCCCCGAAGGTCTCACCGACTCCAAGCTCCTCACCGTCAAGCGGCGAACCGCCTTGGCCGTGGAACTGGAGAAGTGGGTGACGTCGTACGCCCTGGGGCACGCCTCTCCGGAGGAGATCGACGCTCTGGGGATGACGGCGGCCCTGCGCCTCGCGGCGGTGAGGGCCCTGGAGGCCTTGCCCGTGCGGCCCGACGCGGTCATCCTCGATGGGAAGCACGATTACCTCGGGTCGCCGTGGCGGGTCCGCACAGTGATCAAGGGTGACCAGTCCTGCGTGGCCGTCGCGGCGGCCTCGGTGATCGCCAAGGTTCAGCGCGACAAAATGATGGCCGAACTGGGTGTCGACCATGCAGACTTCGGTTTTGCGGCCAACGCCGGGTATCCGTCTCCCGTGCACAAGGCCGCACTGGCGGAGCGGGGCCCCACCCCGTACCACCGGCTGACATGGGCGTATCTTGATGCGCTGCCCCAGTGGCGGCACTTCAAGAAGGTCCGCAGCTGGGCGGACGGAAGCGGTCCGGAGATCGAGGGTCAGCTCGGCTTCGATTTCTGA
- a CDS encoding RecQ family ATP-dependent DNA helicase — protein sequence MTNEDPRPTSGEDLRIEADAVLARLVGAPAGEARLREDQWRAIEALVADKRRALVVQRTGWGKSAVYFVATALLRERGAGPTVIVSPLLALMRNQVEAAARAGIRARSINSSNTEEWETIQAEVAASEVDVLLVSPERLNNPDFRDQVLPKLAAATGLLVVDEAHCISDWGHDFRPDYRRLRTMLADLPPGVPVLATTATANARVTADVAEQLGTGASTDALVLRGPLDRESLSLGVLQLPDAAHRMAWLAEHLDDLPGSGIIYTLTVAAAEEVTVFLRQAGHTVASYTGKTENADRQQAEEDLLANRVKALVATSALGMGFDKPDLGFVVHLGSPSSPIAYYQQVGRAGRGVKHAEVLLLPGKEDQAIWQYFASIAFPPEEQVRRTLDVLARADRPLSLPALEPLVELRRSRLETMLKVLDVDGAVRRVRGGWISTGVPWTYDSERYAWVAKQRAAEQQAMRDYVSTTGCRMEFLRRQLDDERAAPCGRCDTCTEARFEASVSSSALDAANGELSRAGVDVEPRKMWPTGLPAVGVELKGRIPAGEQAAPGRALGRLSDIGWGNRLRPLLARQASDGPVPDDVAKAVVGVLTDWAKGPGGWASGRPDAQPRPVGVVTMASRTRPQLIQSLGARIAEIGRLPLLGSVEYVGEASQLSRSNSAQRLKALDGALTVPPALADVLGAAGGPVLLVDDATETGWTLAVAARLLRRSGAQGVLPLVLAVQA from the coding sequence ATGACCAACGAAGACCCGCGACCCACGTCCGGCGAAGACCTGCGCATCGAGGCCGATGCCGTACTCGCCCGCCTCGTCGGCGCCCCGGCGGGCGAGGCCCGGCTGCGCGAGGACCAGTGGCGCGCCATCGAGGCCCTGGTGGCCGACAAGCGCAGAGCGCTCGTCGTGCAGCGCACCGGCTGGGGCAAGTCCGCGGTGTACTTCGTCGCGACCGCGCTGCTGCGCGAGCGGGGTGCCGGGCCCACCGTCATCGTCTCCCCGCTCCTCGCCCTCATGCGCAACCAGGTGGAGGCGGCGGCCCGCGCCGGCATCCGCGCGCGAAGCATCAACTCGTCCAATACGGAGGAGTGGGAGACCATCCAGGCCGAGGTGGCCGCGAGCGAGGTCGACGTGCTCCTGGTCAGCCCCGAGCGGCTCAACAATCCGGACTTCCGCGATCAGGTGCTGCCCAAGCTGGCGGCGGCGACCGGCCTGCTCGTGGTCGACGAGGCCCACTGCATCTCCGACTGGGGACACGACTTCCGGCCGGACTACCGCAGACTGCGCACGATGCTCGCCGATCTCCCACCCGGCGTTCCCGTCCTGGCCACCACGGCGACGGCCAACGCGCGCGTGACCGCCGATGTGGCGGAGCAGCTGGGCACCGGTGCGAGCACGGACGCGCTCGTCCTGCGCGGACCGCTGGACCGGGAGAGCCTGAGCCTCGGCGTGCTCCAGTTGCCGGACGCGGCCCACCGCATGGCCTGGCTCGCCGAGCACCTGGACGACCTGCCGGGTTCCGGCATCATCTACACGCTCACGGTGGCCGCGGCCGAGGAGGTCACCGTTTTCCTCCGCCAGGCCGGGCACACGGTCGCGTCGTACACCGGGAAGACGGAGAACGCGGACCGTCAGCAGGCCGAGGAGGACCTGCTCGCCAACCGGGTCAAGGCCCTGGTCGCCACGTCGGCGCTGGGCATGGGCTTCGACAAGCCCGACCTCGGCTTCGTGGTCCACCTGGGTTCCCCGTCCTCCCCCATCGCGTACTACCAGCAGGTGGGACGTGCGGGTCGCGGCGTGAAGCACGCCGAAGTGCTCCTGCTGCCGGGCAAGGAGGACCAGGCGATCTGGCAGTACTTCGCGTCGATCGCCTTCCCCCCGGAGGAGCAGGTGCGCCGCACCCTGGACGTCCTGGCCCGCGCCGACAGGCCGCTCTCGCTGCCCGCCCTCGAACCCCTGGTGGAACTGCGCAGGTCCCGTCTGGAGACCATGCTCAAGGTGCTCGACGTGGACGGCGCGGTACGGCGTGTCCGGGGCGGCTGGATCTCCACGGGCGTTCCCTGGACGTACGACAGCGAGCGTTACGCCTGGGTGGCCAAACAACGGGCCGCCGAGCAGCAGGCGATGCGCGACTACGTCTCGACGACCGGCTGCCGGATGGAGTTCCTGCGGCGGCAGCTGGACGACGAGCGGGCCGCGCCGTGCGGGCGCTGCGACACCTGTACGGAAGCGCGGTTCGAGGCTTCCGTGTCCTCGTCGGCGCTCGACGCCGCCAACGGTGAGCTGAGCCGCGCGGGCGTCGACGTCGAACCCCGCAAGATGTGGCCGACGGGCCTGCCGGCGGTCGGCGTCGAGCTGAAGGGCCGTATCCCGGCGGGCGAACAGGCCGCGCCGGGGCGTGCCCTGGGACGGCTCTCGGACATCGGCTGGGGCAACCGGCTGCGTCCCCTGCTCGCCCGCCAGGCTTCTGACGGACCCGTGCCGGACGATGTGGCGAAGGCCGTGGTCGGCGTGCTGACCGACTGGGCGAAGGGGCCGGGAGGCTGGGCATCGGGACGGCCCGACGCCCAGCCGCGGCCCGTGGGCGTCGTCACCATGGCCTCGCGCACGCGTCCGCAACTGATCCAGTCGCTGGGCGCGCGGATCGCGGAGATCGGCCGACTGCCGCTGCTGGGGTCCGTGGAGTATGTGGGCGAGGCCTCACAGCTCTCGCGCAGCAACAGTGCCCAGCGTCTCAAGGCTCTCGACGGCGCGCTGACCGTGCCTCCCGCACTGGCCGACGTCCTCGGGGCGGCGGGCGGCCCGGTGCTGCTCGTGGACGACGCGACCGAGACCGGATGGACGCTCGCGGTCGCCGCGCGACTGCTCCGCCGGTCCGGGGCACAGGGTGTGTTGCCGCTGGTCCTGGCCGTACAGGCGTGA
- a CDS encoding DUF4192 domain-containing protein, whose translation MTNHNEPAGASGDSGISGRGPHGADGVRGGHDDGGARAGHDECGTRGTRGGRWKKRTGHDGRDLPGGHQITLRTPAELADALPYLLGYRPEDSIVLAALHDAERRGRFGGRARLGIPAQADDWPSVADQLAHGLVKGSERRGARPESMVAYLCQEPASGESGRDVMERLRPLAQLLRTACGRLDVPVIEALCISDGRFWSYCCPGQGCCSPEGEAMGLPGTSVLAAAATYAGLQVRGSLRELTARLVPWERRAAVDQEVALDAANRALIPRILDDESRAAVSEETLAQARRLLKRFAEAPSVSGIRPADLRDDGLLETAEAASLILGLQDRTTRDRAAEWMEGDEAGPALRLWRALARRCVGSYGEHAAAPLTLAGWVAWSSGDELEAREALAMALAADPDYLFARLLHQACNEGLDPESIRRCLRAERTGRPGPEAGRQPGADPAAQAETAESSQPSPDSGVPESGVPAPAGGSDATARSSGAGVRRRRRTRSAGNGGTRVSHRSSGARGVPAPRPAEDPSPTGDGPGRASGRTSDRARARREGGRRSVGEET comes from the coding sequence ATGACGAATCACAACGAACCGGCCGGCGCCTCCGGCGACAGCGGCATCAGCGGGCGCGGACCGCACGGGGCGGACGGCGTGCGCGGCGGTCACGACGACGGTGGTGCGCGCGCCGGGCATGACGAGTGCGGGACGCGCGGCACACGCGGCGGACGGTGGAAGAAGCGGACCGGGCACGACGGACGCGATCTGCCCGGCGGGCACCAGATCACCCTGCGGACACCGGCCGAGCTGGCGGACGCCCTGCCGTACCTGCTCGGGTACCGGCCGGAGGACAGCATCGTGCTCGCCGCCCTGCACGACGCGGAGAGGCGCGGCCGCTTCGGCGGGCGGGCGCGGCTCGGCATCCCGGCCCAGGCGGACGACTGGCCGTCGGTGGCCGATCAGCTGGCGCACGGGCTGGTGAAGGGAAGCGAGCGCAGAGGCGCCCGGCCGGAGAGCATGGTCGCGTACCTCTGCCAGGAGCCCGCGAGCGGCGAGTCGGGCCGGGACGTCATGGAGCGTCTCCGCCCGCTCGCCCAGTTGCTGCGGACGGCCTGCGGCCGCCTCGACGTCCCCGTGATCGAGGCACTCTGCATCTCCGACGGCCGCTTCTGGTCGTACTGCTGCCCCGGCCAGGGGTGCTGTTCGCCCGAGGGGGAGGCGATGGGACTGCCCGGCACCTCCGTCCTCGCCGCCGCCGCGACCTACGCGGGCCTTCAGGTACGCGGATCCCTCCGGGAACTCACGGCTCGCCTCGTCCCCTGGGAGCGGCGGGCCGCCGTGGACCAGGAGGTGGCGCTCGACGCCGCGAACAGGGCGCTGATCCCCAGGATCCTGGACGACGAGAGCCGAGCGGCCGTCTCCGAGGAGACACTCGCACAGGCGCGACGGCTCCTGAAGCGCTTCGCGGAGGCTCCGTCCGTCTCCGGCATCCGGCCGGCCGACCTCCGCGACGACGGACTCCTGGAAACAGCGGAGGCCGCCTCGCTGATCCTCGGCCTGCAGGACCGCACGACCCGTGACCGCGCCGCCGAATGGATGGAGGGCGACGAGGCCGGCCCGGCCCTGCGTCTGTGGCGAGCGCTCGCCCGCCGCTGCGTCGGCTCCTACGGCGAGCACGCCGCCGCCCCCCTCACTCTCGCCGGATGGGTCGCGTGGTCGAGCGGTGACGAACTGGAGGCCCGGGAGGCCCTGGCCATGGCATTGGCTGCCGATCCCGACTACCTCTTCGCGCGCCTTCTGCATCAGGCCTGCAACGAGGGACTGGACCCCGAGTCGATCCGCCGCTGCCTGCGCGCGGAACGCACGGGCCGGCCGGGGCCGGAAGCGGGACGGCAGCCGGGAGCCGACCCAGCGGCACAGGCGGAGACCGCGGAGTCGTCACAGCCGTCACCGGACTCGGGAGTACCGGAATCGGGAGTACCGGCACCTGCCGGAGGATCCGACGCCACGGCGCGGTCCTCCGGGGCGGGCGTCCGGCGTCGGCGCAGGACGCGTTCGGCGGGGAACGGCGGAACGCGCGTGAGCCACCGCTCTTCCGGGGCGCGCGGTGTCCCCGCTCCCCGGCCCGCCGAGGACCCCTCGCCCACCGGGGACGGACCCGGGCGTGCGTCCGGGCGGACGAGTGACCGGGCGCGGGCTCGCCGCGAAGGCGGTCGTCGGAGCGTCGGGGAGGAGACATGA
- a CDS encoding MFS transporter, which produces MTTSQLIQDSKPGAARREGHPGLALAVIAACQLMVVLDATIVNIALPHIQDALKFSTTDLTWVVSAYTLTFGGLLLLGGRAGDILGRRRVFMTGILLFTLASLLGGLAQEPWQLLAARALQGMGGAIASPTALALITTTFPEGPERNRAFAVFAGVSAGGGAIGLLAGGMLTEWLDWRWVLFVNVPIGVLIAVLAPMYINESERHPGRFDIAGALTSTAGMASLVYGFIRAAEKGWRDGLTIGSFSAALVLLLAFAFTETRAKEPITPLKMFADRNRSGTYVIMLSLAAAMFGMFFFIVLFVQNVLGYTPIQAGLAFLPVTAAIGIGAALSQRFLPVLGPKPFMMGGSALVALGLGWLTFMSPDSTYVGGILGPMLLFAFGMGLNFVTLTVTAVSGVSQHEAGAASGLLNVTQQVGGSLGLSILTTVFGTASRNEATKQVPKFMAGSSPEQKAEFAKTRQLPAPWGHDVLAHGISTAFVPAVAMAVLALITATVVIRVRKSDLDALAGNAGPAGA; this is translated from the coding sequence GTGACAACCTCTCAGTTGATTCAGGATTCGAAGCCAGGAGCGGCCCGTCGGGAAGGACATCCCGGCCTCGCACTCGCCGTCATCGCGGCCTGCCAACTCATGGTGGTACTCGACGCGACGATTGTGAACATCGCCCTCCCGCATATTCAAGACGCGCTCAAGTTCAGCACGACCGACCTGACCTGGGTGGTCAGCGCGTACACCCTCACCTTCGGTGGCCTGCTGCTTCTCGGCGGCAGGGCCGGTGACATCCTCGGTCGCCGCCGGGTCTTCATGACCGGCATCCTGCTCTTCACGCTCGCCTCGCTGCTCGGCGGACTCGCCCAGGAACCGTGGCAGTTGCTGGCCGCGCGCGCCCTTCAGGGCATGGGTGGCGCGATCGCGTCGCCCACCGCGCTGGCGCTCATCACCACGACCTTCCCCGAGGGCCCGGAACGCAACAGGGCCTTCGCCGTGTTCGCCGGTGTCTCGGCGGGCGGCGGCGCGATCGGGCTCCTCGCGGGCGGCATGCTCACCGAGTGGCTCGACTGGCGCTGGGTGCTCTTCGTCAACGTGCCGATCGGGGTGCTGATCGCGGTCCTGGCGCCGATGTACATCAACGAGTCCGAGCGCCATCCCGGACGGTTCGACATAGCGGGCGCTCTGACCTCGACGGCCGGTATGGCGTCCCTGGTGTACGGCTTCATCCGCGCCGCGGAGAAGGGCTGGCGCGACGGCCTCACCATCGGGTCGTTCTCCGCGGCGCTCGTCCTGCTGCTGGCCTTCGCCTTCACCGAGACCCGGGCGAAGGAACCGATCACCCCGCTGAAGATGTTCGCCGACCGCAACCGCTCGGGCACGTACGTGATCATGCTCAGTCTGGCCGCGGCGATGTTCGGGATGTTCTTCTTCATCGTTCTGTTCGTGCAGAACGTGCTGGGTTACACGCCGATCCAGGCGGGTCTGGCCTTCCTGCCGGTGACGGCGGCGATCGGCATCGGCGCGGCACTGTCGCAGCGTTTCCTGCCGGTGCTGGGCCCCAAGCCCTTCATGATGGGCGGTTCCGCGCTCGTCGCGCTCGGACTCGGCTGGCTGACCTTCATGAGCCCCGACAGCACCTACGTCGGCGGGATCCTCGGCCCGATGCTGCTCTTCGCCTTCGGTATGGGCCTGAACTTCGTGACCTTGACCGTCACCGCGGTCTCCGGTGTCTCCCAGCACGAGGCGGGCGCGGCGTCCGGACTTCTCAACGTCACGCAGCAGGTGGGTGGTTCGCTCGGCCTCTCCATCCTGACCACGGTCTTCGGCACCGCGAGCCGGAACGAGGCGACGAAGCAGGTGCCGAAGTTCATGGCCGGCTCCTCCCCCGAGCAGAAGGCGGAGTTCGCCAAGACCCGTCAACTGCCCGCGCCCTGGGGCCATGACGTACTCGCCCACGGCATCTCGACCGCTTTCGTCCCGGCCGTCGCGATGGCCGTACTGGCCCTGATCACCGCCACCGTGGTGATCCGCGTCCGCAAGAGCGACCTGGACGCCCTCGCCGGCAACGCGGGCCCCGCCGGAGCCTGA